The Hevea brasiliensis isolate MT/VB/25A 57/8 chromosome 9, ASM3005281v1, whole genome shotgun sequence nucleotide sequence ACTATTTAACCACCGAgactttttattaataattaatgcaaaaaaattaaaagatgAGCTTGTAGGAAGACCCTTGAAGAATCGTAAAGGTAGACGAAGTGAAAAGAGAGCAAGAATCTCGAATTTCTGAACTCTCCCAGCAAGCAAAGTCAAGATGAAGACATCCTCGGCTTATCAATGCcatttttcaagaatcatattacAGTATCAGTATGCTTTGCGGGTGGTTTCTAAGCACATTTTCAAGAATCTTTCAGAAATGAGATTTTCGTATGTCAAGAAtgatagagagagagagggagccgCAAAATATACAGCATATTAATATGGCTAGTAGCACATTACAACTTTAAGCATTGAGATCTTCAATGGACAACCAGTGTCATTTGTTCTAAAATGGTGAAAATACGGAgcaggaaaagaaaaggaaattcttTTACTCGACTCAATTGTGGCTTGATACCAATATTATTTCTTGTGAGACCTTTCTTAGCTGTCAGTGCTTTGTGAATGAATTTGATGCCTTTCCTTTATTCTctgtctctgtctctctctcaagAAGTTATTGTGTGTTTCCCCATGGCACatggtttttctttttctttccttgtgCATTTCTCTTTTCTGTTTCGACTCCAAGCTGGCTTATAGTTTCCATAGTTAAGTTCTAGAGCTATAAATAACAGCACACATCGCCCATCTCTATTTGTACTCCTTATGTTTCTTATTTAGTCAAGATTAAAGCAGACAGCTCTTTGCAAAATTACAAAAAATGGCAAATCAACCCGCCCAATCTCGCCCATGGTTGTTCCGTTTGCCTTCAATTGTACGTCCAGCCCCTGAACCAGCTCCAACCCCAGCACCTGAGCCAGCTCCTCCCCAGCCTCGTCCACCTCTTGCTCGACCTGCATTTAGGCCAGCTGCTCCGTCTCTCCCTCCAGCAACTCAACTTCAAGGGCCCACTCCTGCCCCTCCTCCTACTACTAATGGTGCAGGTGGAGGTGTGGCATCATTACCAACATCCCCAGTTCCCAGGGCGTCTGCCCCTTCTGCTTCATTGCCTACTTCTCCGGCTCAAACCACCACGATGGTTGCCCCAGTCGCTACCTCAGCTTCGGTGCCATCATCTCCAAGACCCAGAGTTTCAGCTCCTACCTCCTCACTTCCACCTTCTCCCGCCTCTAAACCAGCACCAGTGGACTCTTTGGTCTCAACTCCTCCAGCCCCAAAACCAGCTCCGTCTTCTTCTGTCCCAACGTCTCCAGCTCCTAAGCCAGTGCCAAGTTCTCCTGTCCCTAAATCAGCACCAGTCACCTCCTCAGTGCCAACTTCTCCAGCCCCCAAAGCCATGACCACCGCCATAGCTCGTGTTCCTAGCCCTGAACCATCTCCAAGAACCATCAAGCCAGCGGTTCAAAGCCCACTTCAATCACCCAAGACTAAGCCCACTGCTCCACCACCTTCTCCTCTGAACCTACCTCCAGCCAAGATAAGAGCTGATGCAGAAACTGAAGCCAAGATCCCATTAGAGGCAGAGCAAAAAACAGTGCTGGTTCAAAAGACTATTGATAAGCCCAAGCCCCGAGGCAATGGCAGCGACTCAGAGAGAAATCTCGCAGATGCTCTGAAGACCAGCATTGCACAACTTGGGAAGCAAGGACCGTCAAAAGATGGGAAGACAAAAGAAAATGGCCAACGAAAGAAGATTTCTTCGGATTCTGAAGATGGGGGCATGAGGGTAATAACAATTGCTGGAGAAAACAAAGGCGCCTTCATGGAAGTAATCCGGTCTCCCAATAAGAAACATGCGTTCGAGGGCAATCCTAATTATCTCAACAAGAAGAGCAATCCTAATTCCGATGGCAATGAGTGGGGAAGCcatagcagcagcagcagcagcagcagcggaGAAGAAGGAAACCCAAAGAAGGACAAGGGCCATAAAGGACGGTCAATGGCATCTCCCCCAATGAGTACTTTTATGAACAGTAACGTGCAAGGTGTTAACAACTCGATTGTGTTCAATTCATCCTGCACTCACCATGATCCTGGAGTTCATCTTGCTATGTCCAGAAAACCAGCCGGTGGTGGGTTCAACATTAAGGACCGCGGCAATGGGCACTAAGGTTTAAGACAACGCGAAATAAAGGAATTGTTTTTAGCAGCAGCAGAGAAGGAAGCGGCTTATTTGTACTTTGATGTGTGGATGTAGGATACAGTATTATATAATGAGAATAAATATAAAGCTGTTGTGTGATGGTAAGGAAATTAAAGGGCATGGATTCTGATTCTTCATTGTCATGTTCCACTTTTGGTGGAGTGCAATTGAAGATTGGTCAATGTCCATTGTCCAGACTAAGGTATATATGGGTTGAGATTTAAGATTTTTATGCATAAATGGGAATTTAATATTTCCAGAGTCGGATTGCACATGCATCCATTCTTATATTTTACAACGTGGGAACAATCTTTTATgggacttctttttttttttttttttcccccttcgCGCGTTTTGCCTTCTAAAATAAAGCATGCAGCGAAGGAAAAATCCATACCATTGCATTGTGGGTGTTCATGATTCCATGGTTTCAATGACCTGCAGCTGCAGCCTGCAGTTGTTGGCAACTGGACTACATTGCGTCCGGTAAATATTGAGCTGGGTCGGGttgaatttttatttgattaaactgATATATATAACTATTGATTATAGTATAATGATCTATTATAATGAAATTactgtatatatataatttttcggGCCGACGTCCTTCT carries:
- the LOC110640388 gene encoding flocculation protein FLO11; amino-acid sequence: MANQPAQSRPWLFRLPSIVRPAPEPAPTPAPEPAPPQPRPPLARPAFRPAAPSLPPATQLQGPTPAPPPTTNGAGGGVASLPTSPVPRASAPSASLPTSPAQTTTMVAPVATSASVPSSPRPRVSAPTSSLPPSPASKPAPVDSLVSTPPAPKPAPSSSVPTSPAPKPVPSSPVPKSAPVTSSVPTSPAPKAMTTAIARVPSPEPSPRTIKPAVQSPLQSPKTKPTAPPPSPLNLPPAKIRADAETEAKIPLEAEQKTVLVQKTIDKPKPRGNGSDSERNLADALKTSIAQLGKQGPSKDGKTKENGQRKKISSDSEDGGMRVITIAGENKGAFMEVIRSPNKKHAFEGNPNYLNKKSNPNSDGNEWGSHSSSSSSSSGEEGNPKKDKGHKGRSMASPPMSTFMNSNVQGVNNSIVFNSSCTHHDPGVHLAMSRKPAGGGFNIKDRGNGH